In Corynebacterium ulcerans, one genomic interval encodes:
- the dcd gene encoding dCTP deaminase — protein sequence MLYSDHDIRATIDAGELSIEPFDPELIQPSSIDVRMDRFFRVFNNSKYTHIDPMLQQDELTSLVEVPEGEPFVLHPGEFVLGATLEKFTLPAHIAGRLEGKSSLGRLGLLTHSTAGFIDPGFSGHITLELSNVANLPITLWPGMKVGQLALFKMTSPAEMPYGTGALGSKYQGQRGPTPSKAYLNFRN from the coding sequence GTGCTTTATTCAGACCACGATATTCGAGCCACAATTGACGCTGGTGAGCTCAGCATTGAGCCTTTTGATCCAGAGTTGATCCAACCATCGTCCATTGATGTCCGCATGGACCGTTTCTTCCGGGTCTTTAACAATTCCAAGTACACCCACATTGATCCAATGCTGCAGCAGGACGAGTTGACTAGTCTGGTGGAAGTACCGGAGGGGGAGCCGTTTGTTCTGCACCCTGGGGAATTTGTCCTGGGTGCGACCTTGGAAAAGTTCACGCTTCCTGCTCATATCGCGGGTCGCTTGGAGGGGAAGTCGTCGCTGGGACGCCTAGGTCTGTTAACACACTCGACTGCTGGTTTTATTGATCCGGGATTCTCAGGGCACATCACGTTGGAGCTGTCCAATGTGGCTAATCTTCCTATCACCCTGTGGCCGGGGATGAAGGTGGGCCAGCTGGCGTTGTTTAAGATGACTTCTCCAGCAGAAATGCCTTATGGCACGGGTGCTTTGGGCTCTAAGTACCAAGGGCAGCGTGGTCCTACTCCCTCGAAGGCGTATTTGAACTTCCGTAACTAG